In Kaistella faecalis, a genomic segment contains:
- the metF gene encoding methylenetetrahydrofolate reductase [NAD(P)H]: protein MKITEHIKNANGKTLFSLEVVPPQKGMGIEDLYKNIDPLMEFKPPFIDVTTSREEYIYLDKGNGLMERKITRMRPGTLGICSAIQHKYNVDTVPHVLCGGFSMEETEYLLVDCMYLGIENVMALRGDAMKGQQYFEPSPGGHKNAMDLVNQMNDLGRGKYLHDDGKICDEQNKFCIGVAGYPEKHIEAPSMNYDLKWLKEKVDAGADYVVTQMFFDNKKFIEFVKQAREIGINVPIIPGIKPIAVKSHLQMLPKVFKIDLPEDLISAVEKAKDNTAVKQIGIEWAINQCRELMDFGVPVLHFYSMGKSDNIKKIAKELF from the coding sequence ATGAAAATTACAGAACATATAAAAAACGCAAACGGAAAAACATTATTCTCCCTCGAAGTTGTTCCTCCCCAAAAAGGAATGGGCATCGAGGATCTCTATAAAAACATTGACCCTCTGATGGAGTTTAAACCTCCGTTTATTGATGTGACCACCTCGCGCGAAGAATATATTTATCTCGACAAAGGAAACGGCCTGATGGAGCGTAAAATTACCAGAATGCGTCCCGGAACGCTGGGTATCTGCTCTGCCATTCAGCATAAATATAATGTGGATACCGTTCCTCACGTTTTATGTGGAGGGTTTTCGATGGAAGAAACCGAGTATTTGCTGGTCGACTGTATGTATCTGGGAATCGAAAATGTAATGGCGTTGCGTGGTGACGCGATGAAAGGGCAGCAGTATTTTGAACCTTCGCCGGGCGGACATAAAAATGCGATGGATCTGGTAAATCAGATGAATGATCTCGGTCGCGGAAAATATCTTCATGATGACGGAAAAATCTGCGATGAGCAAAATAAATTCTGTATCGGTGTGGCGGGTTACCCTGAAAAACACATTGAGGCGCCGTCAATGAATTATGATTTGAAATGGCTCAAAGAAAAAGTGGACGCTGGAGCGGATTATGTCGTAACGCAAATGTTTTTCGACAATAAAAAATTTATTGAATTTGTAAAACAGGCGCGGGAAATTGGGATTAATGTTCCTATAATTCCGGGAATAAAACCAATTGCGGTTAAAAGTCATTTACAGATGCTGCCAAAAGTTTTCAAAATTGATCTGCCGGAAGATCTGATTTCTGCCGTAGAAAAAGCAAAAGACAACACCGCAGTAAAACAGATTGGCATTGAATGGGCGATTAACCAGTGCCGCGAACTGATGGATTTTGGAGTTCCGGTGCTGCATTTCTATTCTATGGGGAAAAGCGATAATATTAAGAAAATCGCAAAAGAGTTATTTTAA
- a CDS encoding TrmH family RNA methyltransferase: MLIESFQNEKIKNLTRLITDNRFRKKSGSFVVEGRQENERAAKFGFEVQDYYICESIFNEDFPKGKIHLVSEKVYEKIAYRGTSEGIIGIFKTKNPNLQDFKPKGNSSLIIVESIEKPGNLGAILRSCEAFGIDALIITDPRIDFYNPNVIRSSVGCLFGMNFFQSGNDELYEFLEQNSFNIFTTLMDESAEHLHKKDLKQRSALIFGTEHSGLSDFWVGKGKNSLIPMSGSIDSLNLSNAVAISCYEILRQKLT; encoded by the coding sequence ATGTTAATTGAAAGTTTTCAGAACGAGAAAATAAAGAACCTTACCCGCCTTATTACAGACAACAGATTTCGGAAGAAGTCCGGTAGTTTTGTGGTAGAAGGACGGCAGGAAAATGAAAGAGCTGCCAAATTTGGATTCGAGGTACAGGATTATTATATCTGTGAAAGTATATTTAATGAAGATTTTCCGAAAGGGAAGATACATTTGGTATCAGAGAAAGTTTACGAAAAAATTGCTTACCGTGGTACTTCGGAAGGAATAATCGGTATTTTCAAAACAAAGAATCCAAACCTTCAAGACTTTAAGCCAAAAGGAAATTCTTCACTTATTATTGTTGAAAGTATTGAAAAGCCGGGCAATTTGGGCGCAATACTGAGAAGTTGCGAAGCTTTTGGAATTGATGCGCTAATTATTACTGATCCAAGAATCGATTTCTACAACCCGAATGTAATCCGATCCAGTGTTGGATGCTTGTTTGGAATGAACTTCTTCCAGTCAGGTAACGATGAACTTTATGAATTTCTGGAGCAAAACAGTTTTAATATTTTCACGACCTTAATGGATGAAAGTGCTGAGCATCTACATAAAAAAGATTTAAAACAGCGCAGTGCACTGATATTCGGAACAGAACATTCCGGTCTTAGTGACTTTTGGGTGGGTAAAGGGAAAAACTCGCTTATTCCGATGTCAGGAAGTATCGACTCACTGAACTTAAGCAATGCCGTAGCGATAAGCTGTTACGAAATACTCCGGCAAAAGTTAACTTAA
- a CDS encoding GlmU family protein, which yields MQLVFSDAQFWEDFLPLTFTRPVAEMRCGILTFSERWQKLLDISSVSFLTEDYLQEKFRKPEDVESLFVVPNFLPEAEVLKQIKDLKLGEALVYENELLAARINMKNFSLNQIEKMTDVHEGVLFFKQPTDLFSYNEKAINFDFELLTRGRVSAELSNTNGFLGEAQDLFIEEGASVEFSTLNTKTGKIYIGKNAEVMEGCNLRGPIALCEESKFNLGAKIYGATTIGPQSKVGGEVNNIVIFGYSNKGHDGFIGNSVIGEWCNLGADTNSSNLKNNYAEVKLWNYRTKRFANTGLQFTGLIMGDHSKSAINTQFNTGTVVGVAANIFKSGFPANLIESFSWGGMKGDEKFKLEKAYEVAELAMARRKVPFTEKDRNILKYIYAEY from the coding sequence ATGCAGCTTGTTTTTTCTGATGCCCAGTTCTGGGAAGATTTTTTACCGCTTACTTTCACACGACCCGTAGCAGAAATGCGTTGCGGCATTTTAACCTTCAGCGAAAGATGGCAGAAACTGTTAGATATAAGTTCAGTTTCGTTTCTCACGGAAGACTATCTGCAGGAAAAATTCAGAAAACCCGAAGATGTTGAAAGTCTGTTTGTTGTTCCTAATTTTCTTCCTGAGGCTGAGGTTTTAAAGCAGATTAAGGATTTGAAATTAGGCGAAGCTCTTGTATACGAAAACGAACTCTTGGCCGCCAGAATCAATATGAAGAATTTTTCTCTGAACCAAATCGAGAAAATGACCGATGTTCACGAAGGCGTGCTTTTCTTCAAACAACCGACGGATCTATTTTCATACAACGAAAAAGCCATCAATTTCGATTTTGAGTTGCTGACAAGAGGAAGAGTTTCCGCCGAACTGTCAAATACCAATGGCTTCCTGGGTGAAGCACAGGATCTGTTTATTGAAGAAGGCGCTTCTGTAGAATTCTCAACTTTAAACACCAAAACCGGGAAAATTTATATTGGCAAGAACGCAGAAGTGATGGAAGGCTGTAATCTTCGTGGCCCAATCGCGCTTTGCGAAGAATCGAAGTTTAATTTGGGAGCAAAAATTTACGGTGCAACCACCATCGGTCCACAGTCAAAAGTGGGCGGTGAAGTGAATAATATTGTGATTTTCGGATATTCCAATAAAGGTCACGATGGATTTATAGGAAATTCCGTGATCGGCGAATGGTGTAATCTCGGTGCAGACACCAATTCATCGAACCTTAAAAACAATTATGCTGAGGTTAAACTTTGGAATTACAGAACCAAAAGATTCGCCAACACAGGTTTACAGTTTACCGGATTAATTATGGGCGATCATTCGAAAAGTGCGATTAATACACAGTTTAATACAGGAACAGTAGTGGGAGTGGCAGCCAATATTTTCAAAAGCGGCTTTCCGGCCAACCTGATCGAAAGTTTTTCCTGGGGCGGAATGAAAGGCGATGAAAAATTCAAACTTGAAAAGGCGTACGAGGTTGCCGAACTCGCAATGGCACGCAGAAAAGTTCCATTTACCGAAAAAGACAGGAATATTTTAAAATATATCTACGCCGAATATTAA
- a CDS encoding 3-phosphoshikimate 1-carboxyvinyltransferase, whose protein sequence is MFLEKSRVIGNKTIEISGSKSISNRLLILHQLFENIIIENLSNSQDTQLLQAALQSNSERIDIHHAGTAMRFLTSYCAIQEGKTVVITGSERMKNRPIKFLVDALRHLGAEISYLEKEGYPPLKITGKKIQKNSVTIPAHISSQFITSLLLIAAKLENGLEITLNGKITSRPYLEMTLKILRTVGITNHWEGNIIKIDPNIHTEKQSQSIPFVVESDWSSASYFYSLAAISRETINLKSFKPYSLQGDSIIKEIYWKFFGVNTISEGAESRISLLPENYFNFPEIISLNMNDCPDIAQTLCVTATAMNIPFEITGLETLKVKETDRLLALKNELFKIGCIAEITEDSIHSVKFFEPNENISIETYNDHRMAMSFAPFCLIKDLKIENPEVVEKSYPDFWQDFRALTDKTDS, encoded by the coding sequence ATGTTTTTAGAAAAATCCAGAGTTATTGGGAACAAAACTATAGAAATAAGCGGTTCGAAAAGCATTTCGAATCGCTTGTTGATTCTGCATCAGCTTTTTGAAAACATTATCATCGAAAATCTGTCGAATTCTCAGGATACCCAGTTGCTTCAAGCTGCTCTGCAGAGTAATTCCGAAAGAATTGATATTCATCACGCCGGAACTGCGATGCGGTTTCTCACTTCCTATTGTGCGATCCAGGAAGGTAAAACTGTGGTCATAACAGGCTCTGAGCGAATGAAAAACCGTCCGATTAAATTTCTGGTCGATGCGTTACGGCATTTGGGTGCCGAAATTTCTTACCTTGAAAAAGAAGGCTATCCGCCGTTGAAAATCACCGGAAAAAAGATTCAAAAAAACAGCGTCACGATTCCAGCTCATATTTCCAGCCAGTTCATTACATCGCTATTGTTGATTGCTGCCAAGCTTGAAAACGGTCTGGAAATAACGCTTAACGGAAAAATCACCTCGAGACCGTACCTTGAAATGACCTTGAAAATCCTGCGTACTGTGGGAATAACCAATCATTGGGAAGGAAATATCATTAAAATAGATCCCAATATTCATACAGAGAAGCAGTCTCAAAGCATTCCATTCGTCGTGGAAAGCGACTGGAGCTCGGCCTCTTATTTTTATTCACTGGCGGCTATTTCCCGCGAAACCATTAACTTAAAAAGCTTTAAGCCCTATTCTCTCCAGGGAGATTCTATCATTAAAGAAATCTACTGGAAATTTTTCGGCGTAAATACGATTTCCGAAGGTGCAGAATCTAGGATTTCATTGCTGCCCGAAAATTATTTTAATTTCCCTGAAATTATTTCATTAAATATGAATGACTGTCCGGATATTGCACAAACCCTTTGCGTAACTGCAACTGCTATGAATATTCCTTTTGAAATTACCGGACTCGAAACTTTGAAAGTAAAAGAAACCGACCGCTTGCTGGCACTGAAGAATGAACTGTTTAAAATCGGATGTATCGCCGAAATCACCGAAGATTCTATCCATTCCGTGAAATTTTTCGAACCTAATGAGAATATATCGATCGAAACGTATAACGATCACAGAATGGCAATGAGTTTCGCTCCCTTTTGCCTTATTAAAGATTTAAAGATTGAAAATCCTGAAGTTGTTGAAAAATCCTATCCTGATTTTTGGCAGGATTTCAGAGCACTTACAGACAAAACCGACTCGTAA
- a CDS encoding SDR family oxidoreductase, with the protein MTIIITGTSTGIGFALAEYLGKKGHNVFGLSRKNVESAYFKTIPTDITENLQVQNAISEILKTEKNIDVLINNAGMGMVGAVEDSTQEEILKLFNLNLVGSVQMMSAVLPSMRAQKLGKIINISSIGSEMGLPFRGFYSASKSALDKVTEAIRYEVSPWNVDVCTLHLGDIKTKIAENRVKTKVSEPYLKTFDKIYAIMNAHVDNGTEPAEVAAYIEKLLTKKSWKAHYYFGKFGQKIGVPLKWILPQNFYENLMRKYNQMD; encoded by the coding sequence ATGACAATAATAATTACCGGAACTTCTACAGGTATCGGATTCGCATTAGCGGAATACTTGGGCAAAAAGGGACACAACGTGTTCGGATTAAGCCGCAAAAATGTAGAATCCGCCTATTTTAAAACAATTCCGACAGATATTACCGAAAACCTGCAGGTTCAGAATGCCATATCGGAAATTTTAAAGACAGAAAAAAATATTGATGTCCTGATTAACAATGCCGGAATGGGTATGGTTGGAGCGGTAGAAGATTCCACGCAGGAAGAAATCCTTAAATTATTTAATCTGAATTTAGTAGGTTCTGTTCAAATGATGAGTGCTGTTTTACCATCAATGCGTGCACAGAAACTCGGAAAAATCATCAACATCTCGAGTATTGGAAGTGAAATGGGATTGCCGTTCCGTGGGTTTTATTCTGCCTCAAAATCAGCACTAGACAAAGTGACAGAAGCGATCCGTTACGAAGTTTCGCCTTGGAACGTTGATGTCTGTACACTTCATCTAGGTGACATTAAAACAAAAATTGCTGAAAACCGTGTAAAAACAAAAGTTTCTGAACCTTACCTAAAGACTTTCGATAAAATTTACGCAATTATGAATGCTCATGTTGATAACGGCACAGAACCAGCAGAAGTTGCTGCTTACATTGAAAAACTGCTGACCAAAAAATCGTGGAAAGCGCATTACTATTTTGGTAAGTTCGGACAGAAAATTGGCGTTCCACTGAAATGGATCCTTCCTCAGAATTTTTATGAAAACCTTATGCGTAAGTATAACCAGATGGATTAG
- a CDS encoding type B 50S ribosomal protein L31: MKNGIHPENYRLVVFKDMSNDEMFLCKSTADTKDTIEYEGETFPLVKMEISSTSHPFYTGKVKLVDTAGRVDKFMNKYKKFSK, encoded by the coding sequence ATGAAAAACGGAATCCACCCGGAAAACTATAGACTTGTTGTTTTCAAAGATATGAGTAACGACGAGATGTTTCTTTGCAAATCTACTGCAGATACCAAAGATACAATTGAATACGAAGGAGAAACTTTCCCATTGGTGAAAATGGAAATCTCTTCAACTTCTCACCCATTTTACACTGGTAAAGTGAAATTGGTTGATACTGCAGGTAGAGTTGATAAATTCATGAACAAGTACAAAAAATTCTCAAAATAA
- a CDS encoding peptidase U32 family protein, whose product MTARGTIELMSPAGDFTSLQAALDNGADSVYFGVEQLNMRARASMNFTIDDLPEISRRCAEKGVRTYLTLNTIVYDHDLSIIKVLLDKAKAANLTAVIAMDQAVISYARQIGMEVHISTQINITNIETVKFYALFADTMVMSRELSISQIKKICDQIVKDDVRGPSGNLVEVEIFGHGALCMAVSGKCYLSLHSHNSSANRGACKQNCRKKYTVIDQESGFEIELDNEYMMSPKDLCTIGFLDQINDAGVKVLKIEGRGRAPEYVATVTKCYREAIDALADGAFSQEKVDEWMKQLGTVYNRGFWDGYYLGQKLGEWSDTSGSSATQKKVYVGKGRTFYAKSNIAEFLIEAYDVNVGDRVLIQGPTTGSQEMVLEAMQVDQKPGDLKASKSDIITFKTDFRIRPSDKLYKIVENN is encoded by the coding sequence ATGACAGCAAGAGGAACGATAGAGTTGATGTCACCTGCAGGTGATTTTACTTCGCTGCAGGCAGCATTGGATAACGGTGCGGACTCGGTTTATTTTGGAGTTGAACAGCTGAACATGCGGGCAAGAGCTTCCATGAATTTCACTATTGATGATTTGCCGGAAATCTCCAGAAGATGCGCTGAAAAGGGCGTAAGAACTTATCTCACTTTAAATACAATCGTTTACGACCACGATTTATCAATCATTAAAGTGCTTTTGGATAAGGCCAAAGCCGCAAATCTTACTGCGGTTATTGCGATGGATCAGGCGGTGATTTCTTATGCGAGGCAAATAGGAATGGAGGTTCATATTTCCACCCAAATCAATATCACTAACATAGAAACCGTGAAATTTTATGCGCTTTTTGCGGATACAATGGTGATGAGCCGGGAACTTTCCATTTCTCAAATCAAAAAAATCTGTGATCAGATCGTTAAAGACGATGTTCGTGGTCCATCAGGAAATTTGGTTGAGGTTGAAATTTTCGGTCATGGAGCTTTGTGCATGGCGGTTTCCGGGAAATGCTATTTGAGTTTACACTCTCATAATTCATCCGCAAACAGAGGTGCCTGCAAGCAGAATTGCCGTAAAAAATATACTGTAATCGATCAGGAATCCGGCTTTGAAATAGAGCTTGATAACGAATATATGATGTCGCCGAAAGACCTTTGCACCATTGGCTTTTTGGATCAGATCAATGATGCCGGCGTGAAAGTTTTAAAAATCGAAGGCCGCGGAAGAGCCCCTGAATACGTCGCCACCGTAACTAAATGTTACAGAGAGGCAATCGACGCACTAGCGGACGGAGCTTTCAGTCAGGAAAAAGTTGACGAATGGATGAAACAGCTGGGAACTGTTTACAACAGAGGATTTTGGGACGGTTATTATCTCGGTCAGAAACTGGGCGAATGGTCCGATACTTCCGGTTCAAGTGCTACGCAGAAAAAAGTATATGTAGGAAAAGGCAGGACATTTTACGCCAAATCAAATATTGCAGAATTTTTAATCGAAGCTTACGATGTCAATGTAGGCGACCGCGTTTTGATTCAGGGACCAACAACCGGTTCTCAGGAAATGGTTCTGGAAGCGATGCAGGTAGATCAAAAACCGGGTGATTTAAAAGCTTCGAAATCTGATATTATTACATTTAAGACAGATTTCAGAATACGCCCTTCAGATAAACTTTATAAAATCGTTGAGAATAACTGA
- a CDS encoding rhodanese-related sulfurtransferase, translating into MQLYNTLSAEERAQLIDEAGKQRLTLSFYAYAKISDPKKFRDELFIAWNALDALGRIYVAHEGINAQMSIPAENLEAFRDTLEVYDFMKGIRLNVAVEHDDHSFLKLTIKVRHKIVADGLNDETFDVTNKGVHLKAKEFNNLLEDPNTIVVDFRNHYESEVGHFEGAITPDVETFRESLPIINEQLQDFKEDKNLLMYCTGGIRCEKASAYFKHQGFKNVFQLEGGIIEYTRQIKEENIESKFIGKNFVFDHRLGERITDDIVSQCHQCGKPCDNHTNCANDGCHLLFIQCDECKAAMENCCSEECQNIIHLPLDEQIKLRRGIQVGNKIFRKGKSEALKFKKSGDLPNKPLAKAETTNIRQKISVKKVLLGKAEHYYTKSKIAQFLIENDELSIGDKVLISGPTTGEQEMIITEIFANGNSCESAKPGDQITFPIPFRIRLSDKLYKILA; encoded by the coding sequence ATGCAACTGTACAACACTTTAAGCGCAGAAGAAAGAGCTCAGTTAATTGATGAAGCCGGTAAGCAGCGCCTTACTTTGTCTTTCTATGCGTACGCCAAAATCTCAGATCCCAAAAAATTTCGCGACGAATTATTTATAGCCTGGAACGCACTCGATGCATTAGGCCGTATTTACGTTGCCCATGAAGGAATCAATGCTCAGATGAGTATTCCTGCAGAAAATCTGGAAGCTTTCCGCGATACGTTGGAAGTATACGATTTCATGAAAGGAATCCGCCTGAATGTCGCTGTAGAGCATGACGATCATTCGTTTTTGAAACTTACGATTAAAGTCAGACATAAAATCGTTGCCGACGGTTTAAACGACGAAACTTTCGATGTAACCAACAAAGGAGTTCATTTAAAAGCTAAAGAATTTAATAATTTACTCGAAGATCCGAATACGATTGTGGTTGATTTCCGTAATCACTACGAAAGTGAAGTCGGTCATTTCGAAGGCGCGATTACTCCTGATGTCGAAACGTTCAGAGAAAGTCTGCCGATTATCAACGAGCAATTACAGGATTTTAAAGAAGATAAAAACCTTTTAATGTACTGTACTGGAGGAATCCGTTGTGAAAAAGCGAGTGCTTATTTCAAACATCAGGGGTTCAAAAATGTATTTCAGCTTGAAGGCGGAATCATCGAATATACGCGCCAAATCAAGGAAGAAAATATTGAAAGTAAATTTATAGGGAAAAATTTTGTGTTCGATCACCGCTTGGGCGAGAGAATTACAGACGATATTGTTTCCCAGTGTCACCAGTGCGGAAAACCGTGTGATAATCACACTAACTGCGCGAATGACGGCTGTCATTTACTTTTTATCCAGTGTGATGAATGTAAAGCGGCGATGGAAAACTGCTGTTCGGAGGAATGTCAGAATATTATTCATTTGCCTTTAGACGAGCAGATTAAATTAAGAAGAGGAATTCAGGTTGGAAATAAAATTTTCCGGAAAGGTAAATCTGAGGCTTTGAAGTTTAAAAAGAGCGGTGATCTTCCAAATAAACCTTTGGCAAAAGCTGAAACAACCAATATCCGCCAAAAAATTTCGGTGAAAAAAGTTCTCCTCGGAAAAGCTGAACATTACTATACAAAATCTAAAATTGCTCAGTTTTTAATTGAGAATGATGAGCTTTCAATTGGAGATAAAGTTCTGATTTCCGGTCCAACAACAGGGGAACAGGAAATGATCATTACTGAAATTTTCGCGAACGGAAACTCGTGTGAGAGCGCGAAACCCGGAGATCAAATTACTTTCCCCATTCCTTTCAGAATTCGCCTGAGTGATAAATTATACAAAATTTTAGCGTAA
- a CDS encoding ferredoxin: MVIVTLQREKCIGCNYCVEFAPEYFRMSKKDGKSVLLKTEDRKGFYTLKTPHYSAFETCEKAAKACPVKIISVKEI, from the coding sequence ATGGTGATTGTTACGCTGCAGCGCGAAAAATGTATCGGGTGTAATTACTGCGTCGAATTCGCGCCCGAATATTTCCGGATGTCGAAGAAAGACGGGAAATCTGTACTGCTGAAAACTGAGGACAGAAAGGGTTTTTATACTTTGAAAACACCTCATTATTCGGCTTTTGAAACTTGTGAGAAAGCTGCGAAAGCATGTCCCGTAAAAATAATTTCGGTAAAAGAAATCTGA
- a CDS encoding nucleotide pyrophosphohydrolase translates to MEITKLQKEVDEWIKTVGVRYFNELTNMAMLTEEVGEVARIIARRYGEQSEKESDKTKDLGEELADVLFVTLCLANQTGTNLQEAFDKKMKLKTERDSARHQNNEKLK, encoded by the coding sequence ATGGAAATTACCAAACTTCAGAAAGAGGTAGATGAATGGATAAAAACTGTGGGGGTCCGTTATTTCAACGAGCTCACGAACATGGCAATGCTGACCGAAGAAGTAGGCGAAGTTGCCAGAATTATAGCCAGAAGATATGGTGAACAGAGCGAAAAGGAAAGCGATAAAACCAAGGATTTGGGCGAAGAACTGGCCGATGTTTTATTCGTGACTTTATGTTTGGCCAACCAAACCGGAACCAACCTGCAGGAAGCTTTCGATAAGAAAATGAAACTTAAAACCGAAAGAGATTCAGCACGTCACCAGAATAACGAGAAACTGAAATAA
- a CDS encoding 5-formyltetrahydrofolate cyclo-ligase, translating to MIKSEIRKKYLHKRENLSQGEVTNLSEKIFKNFTEKFALKENLKVHCFLSIPEKGEVDTQLFLNEFFKNKIRVFVPKIYKKKLISVEITQETPLLKNSWGISEPESNEDSKERNFDYVLTPLLYCDIHGNRVGYGKGYYDGFFETVSPETLKIGLNFFGPDENIDDVWENDIALDYLITPAETLSFLGTASKSIK from the coding sequence ATGATAAAATCTGAAATCAGGAAAAAATATCTTCACAAGCGTGAAAATCTGTCGCAAGGCGAGGTTACGAATTTATCAGAGAAAATATTTAAAAATTTCACTGAAAAATTTGCGCTTAAAGAAAATCTGAAAGTTCACTGTTTCCTTTCCATTCCCGAAAAAGGCGAAGTCGATACGCAGTTGTTTTTGAATGAATTTTTTAAAAATAAGATACGTGTTTTCGTTCCTAAAATATATAAGAAGAAATTAATTTCGGTAGAAATCACACAAGAAACCCCTTTATTAAAGAATTCGTGGGGAATTTCAGAACCGGAAAGCAATGAAGATTCTAAAGAGAGAAATTTTGATTATGTGCTGACGCCACTGCTGTATTGCGATATCCACGGAAACAGGGTGGGTTATGGAAAAGGATATTACGATGGTTTTTTCGAGACCGTGAGTCCTGAAACATTAAAGATTGGACTGAACTTTTTTGGGCCGGATGAAAATATTGACGACGTTTGGGAAAATGATATTGCTCTCGATTATTTGATAACACCTGCAGAAACACTGTCTTTCTTAGGAACTGCGTCAAAATCAATAAAATAG